One part of the Flavobacterium johnsoniae UW101 genome encodes these proteins:
- a CDS encoding HPF/RaiA family ribosome-associated protein, which translates to MKIQINTDKNIEGHQRLEKYFSEELEKGLARFEDKITRIEVHFGDENGEKFSLNDKKCVLEVRTAKLQPITVTEHAETLEKAFNGALSKIKKSLTTTFEKLKAH; encoded by the coding sequence ATGAAAATTCAAATCAACACCGACAAAAACATCGAAGGACACCAAAGATTAGAAAAATATTTCTCTGAAGAATTAGAAAAAGGCTTAGCGCGTTTTGAAGATAAAATCACGCGAATCGAAGTTCATTTTGGAGATGAAAATGGCGAGAAATTCAGCCTGAATGATAAAAAATGTGTTCTTGAAGTCCGAACTGCAAAACTACAGCCAATCACTGTAACAGAACACGCAGAAACTCTTGAAAAAGCTTTTAACGGTGCTTTGAGTAAAATTAAAAAATCTCTTACTACGACTTTCGAAAAATTGAAAGCGCATTAA